The following are encoded together in the Candidatus Methylomirabilis lanthanidiphila genome:
- a CDS encoding 3-deoxy-7-phosphoheptulonate synthase, which yields MIIVMKTGASESQIREVIRRIEELGYQAHIIEGAQRTVIGAVGDERGKDRLQSLEVMPGVDTVVPILQPFKLASREVKGGKSIVRVGDLEIGGPAVVVMAGPCSVESEAQMLQTAQAVKAAGATVLRGGAFKPRTSPYAFQGLAEEGLKFLDAARAATGLKIITEVVNPMDVELVAAYADILQIGARNVQNFALLKRAGEVGKPVLLKRGMATTIKEFLMAAEYILSEGNYNVALCERGIRTFETSTRFTLDLSAVPVLNKLTHLPVIVDPSHGTGHWDYVAPMAKASVACGADGLLIEVHPTPETAQSDGLQSLKLTKFQQLMDELRPIALAVGRRL from the coding sequence ATGATTATCGTGATGAAGACCGGCGCCTCCGAGAGCCAGATCCGGGAGGTCATTCGGCGGATCGAGGAACTCGGCTACCAGGCCCATATCATTGAGGGGGCGCAGCGGACCGTCATCGGGGCTGTAGGGGATGAGCGGGGCAAGGACCGCCTGCAGTCGCTGGAGGTGATGCCGGGGGTAGATACCGTCGTCCCGATCCTGCAGCCGTTCAAGCTGGCGAGCCGTGAGGTCAAGGGCGGCAAGAGTATCGTCCGGGTAGGCGATCTGGAGATCGGCGGACCGGCGGTCGTGGTCATGGCCGGTCCCTGCTCGGTAGAGAGCGAGGCACAGATGCTGCAGACCGCCCAGGCGGTCAAAGCGGCCGGGGCTACGGTCCTCAGGGGCGGGGCCTTTAAGCCGCGCACCTCGCCCTACGCCTTTCAAGGCCTGGCCGAGGAGGGGCTCAAGTTCCTCGATGCCGCGCGGGCGGCCACCGGCCTGAAGATTATCACCGAGGTCGTCAACCCCATGGACGTGGAACTGGTGGCGGCGTATGCCGACATCCTGCAGATCGGCGCCCGCAACGTCCAGAACTTCGCACTCCTGAAGCGAGCCGGCGAGGTCGGCAAGCCGGTCCTGCTTAAACGGGGGATGGCGACCACCATCAAGGAGTTCCTGATGGCGGCCGAGTACATCCTGTCCGAGGGCAACTACAACGTCGCCCTCTGCGAGCGCGGGATTCGAACCTTCGAAACCAGTACCCGCTTTACCCTGGATCTGAGCGCGGTTCCCGTCCTCAACAAGCTGACCCACCTGCCGGTGATTGTCGATCCCAGCCACGGTACGGGCCACTGGGACTATGTGGCGCCGATGGCCAAGGCATCAGTCGCCTGCGGCGCCGACGGCCTCCTCATCGAGGTCCATCCGACGCCAGAAACAGCTCAGTCGGACGGGCTGCAGTCGCTTAAGCTCACCAAGTTCCAGCAGCTCATGGACGAGCTGCGCCCTATCGCCCTCGCCGTCGGCCGCCGGCTGTAG
- the atpC gene encoding ATP synthase F0F1 subunit epsilon, whose product MAEQHNQTFMLEVVTPQRLIISEEVEELMAPGQEGYFGVWPGHTPFMTTLKIGELSYTRGRKERFLAVNWGYAEVRPDKVIVLVESAERPEEIDLARAEQARVRAEERLRQFGDEAIDHARAQAALERALARMAVAAKGRPSE is encoded by the coding sequence ATGGCAGAGCAACACAATCAAACGTTCATGCTTGAGGTGGTGACGCCTCAGCGGCTGATCATCAGTGAAGAGGTCGAAGAGCTGATGGCCCCCGGCCAGGAGGGGTATTTCGGCGTCTGGCCCGGCCACACCCCCTTTATGACGACGCTGAAGATCGGCGAGCTGTCCTACACCCGAGGGCGGAAAGAGCGGTTTCTGGCCGTCAACTGGGGGTACGCGGAGGTTCGCCCCGACAAGGTGATCGTTCTGGTGGAGTCGGCGGAGCGACCGGAGGAGATCGATCTAGCCAGGGCCGAACAGGCGAGGGTGCGCGCCGAGGAGCGGCTGCGCCAATTCGGGGATGAAGCCATCGATCACGCCAGGGCCCAGGCCGCTCTCGAACGGGCGCTTGCCAGGATGGCGGTCGCCGCCAAGGGGCGACCATCGGAATGA
- a CDS encoding F0F1 ATP synthase subunit beta — protein sequence MNAGKIVQVIGPVVDVEFDPGKLPAIHNALEVKAQQTKDIFSYSERLIVEVAQHLGESRIRAIALSSTDGLIRGMEVVDTGAPITIPVGQAALGRIMNVIGEPVDKRGPIDAKAHYPIHRPAPAFDEQATKVEILETGIKVVDLLEPYTKGGKTGLFGGAGVGKTVVIMELIRNIAMEHGGISVFAGVGERTREGNDLWLEMKESGVIEKTALIYGQMTEPPGSRLRVALTGLTVAEYFRDEEKQDVLLFVDNIFRFTQAGSEVSALLGRMPSAVGYQPTLGTEMGELQERITSTKTGSITSVQAIYVPADDITDPAPAAAFAHLDATTVLSRQLTELGIYPAVDPLASTSRILDPRIVGDEHYAVARSIQKILQRYKDLQDIIAILGMDELSEDDKLVVARARKVQRFLSQPFFVAEQFTGQPGRYVKLKDSVQGFKELIEGKADDLPEQAFYMVGTLDEAREKAEKLAGHK from the coding sequence ATGAACGCAGGAAAGATCGTACAGGTCATCGGGCCTGTCGTCGATGTCGAGTTTGACCCGGGCAAACTGCCGGCCATTCACAACGCCCTTGAGGTAAAGGCCCAGCAGACCAAGGACATCTTTTCCTACAGCGAACGACTGATTGTGGAGGTGGCCCAACACCTGGGCGAAAGCCGGATCCGAGCTATCGCCCTGTCCTCCACCGACGGGTTGATCCGCGGGATGGAGGTGGTAGATACCGGCGCGCCGATCACGATTCCTGTGGGCCAGGCCGCCCTCGGGCGGATCATGAACGTCATCGGGGAGCCGGTTGATAAAAGAGGGCCGATAGACGCGAAGGCGCACTACCCGATCCACCGCCCCGCCCCGGCCTTCGACGAACAGGCGACCAAGGTCGAGATCCTGGAGACCGGCATCAAGGTCGTCGATTTGCTGGAACCGTATACGAAGGGCGGCAAGACCGGCCTCTTCGGCGGCGCGGGAGTCGGCAAGACCGTCGTCATCATGGAGCTGATCCGCAACATCGCCATGGAGCATGGCGGCATCTCGGTCTTCGCCGGAGTGGGCGAACGGACCCGTGAGGGCAACGATCTGTGGCTGGAGATGAAGGAGTCGGGGGTTATTGAGAAGACCGCCCTGATCTATGGCCAGATGACCGAGCCGCCCGGGTCACGGCTGCGGGTGGCGCTGACCGGGCTGACCGTCGCCGAATACTTCAGAGACGAGGAGAAGCAGGATGTGCTGCTGTTCGTCGACAACATCTTCCGCTTTACGCAGGCCGGCTCTGAGGTTTCGGCGCTGCTGGGCCGGATGCCCTCGGCCGTCGGTTACCAACCGACGCTCGGAACGGAGATGGGTGAGCTGCAGGAACGGATCACCTCGACCAAGACCGGCTCTATCACGTCGGTCCAGGCCATCTACGTGCCGGCCGACGACATCACCGACCCTGCGCCGGCTGCAGCCTTTGCCCATCTGGACGCCACGACCGTCCTTTCCAGGCAGCTCACCGAGTTGGGAATCTATCCTGCGGTCGATCCGCTGGCCTCCACCTCCCGAATCCTCGATCCCCGGATCGTGGGTGATGAGCACTATGCGGTGGCCAGGTCGATTCAGAAGATCCTGCAGCGCTATAAGGACCTCCAGGACATCATTGCCATCCTGGGGATGGACGAGTTGTCCGAGGACGACAAGCTGGTGGTGGCGCGGGCGAGAAAGGTCCAGCGATTCCTCTCCCAACCCTTCTTCGTGGCGGAGCAGTTCACAGGTCAACCCGGCCGCTACGTCAAGCTGAAAGACTCGGTCCAGGGGTTCAAGGAGCTGATTGAGGGGAAGGCGGATGATCTGCCGGAGCAGGCCTTCTACATGGTCGGGACCCTCGACGAGGCCCGGGAGAAAGCGGAAAAGCTCGCGGGCCACAAGTAA
- a CDS encoding F0F1 ATP synthase subunit gamma translates to MATLRDIKRRITSVKSTQQITKAMKLVAAAKLRRAQERIIEARPYAFKMQEVLASLALRADPQYHPLLRRRETGKKIIVVIAADKGLCGGFNSNIMRRSLDLLRTSPGETTVTLVVVGRKTRDFYRRRPYTIRSEQVGFFDRLAYDHAAALGQELANAYVAEEADEIQLVYNEFRSVATQRVVVERLLPIEPLQAPEDLAALDFIYEPSPQAILEGLLPKHVEVQVYRALMESLAGEYGARMTAMDAASKNASEMIDLLTLQFNKARQERITKELLEVVGGAEALRAARG, encoded by the coding sequence ATGGCGACTTTACGCGATATTAAGCGGCGCATCACGTCGGTTAAAAGCACGCAGCAGATCACCAAGGCGATGAAGCTGGTGGCGGCCGCCAAGCTGCGCCGGGCCCAGGAGCGCATCATCGAGGCGCGTCCCTATGCCTTCAAGATGCAGGAGGTGCTGGCCAGTCTGGCCCTGAGAGCCGATCCCCAATATCATCCGCTGCTCCGCCGACGCGAAACCGGCAAAAAGATCATCGTCGTCATCGCGGCCGACAAGGGACTCTGCGGAGGATTCAACAGCAACATCATGCGCCGGTCGCTCGATCTGCTCCGCACATCACCCGGCGAGACCACCGTCACGCTGGTGGTGGTCGGTCGGAAGACACGCGATTTCTATCGGCGGCGCCCCTACACGATCCGGTCGGAACAGGTCGGCTTTTTCGATCGGCTGGCGTACGACCATGCCGCCGCGTTGGGTCAAGAGCTGGCGAACGCTTATGTGGCCGAGGAGGCGGACGAGATCCAGTTGGTCTATAATGAATTCAGGTCGGTTGCCACGCAGCGGGTCGTTGTGGAACGGCTGCTCCCTATCGAGCCGTTGCAAGCCCCCGAGGATCTGGCCGCCCTCGACTTCATCTATGAGCCGTCGCCGCAGGCGATCCTGGAGGGGTTGCTCCCGAAACACGTTGAGGTGCAGGTCTACAGGGCGCTCATGGAATCGTTGGCGGGCGAGTACGGCGCCCGGATGACCGCCATGGATGCGGCGAGCAAGAACGCCTCAGAGATGATCGACCTGTTGACGCTACAGTTCAATAAGGCCCGGCAGGAGCGAATTACCAAGGAGTTGCTCGAGGTGGTCGGAGGGGCCGAGGCGTTGCGGGCGGCTCGCGGCTAA
- a CDS encoding F0F1 ATP synthase subunit alpha: MAQIKAEEITEIIKQQLAGYEALVDVAEVGTVIEAGDGIARIHGLERAMAGELLEFPHDVFGMVLNLEEDNVGAVLLGEAEAIKEGDLVKRTGRIASVPVGEALVGRVVNALGQPIDGKGPIDAKELRPIERLAPGVVDRRPVKEALQTGIKAIDAMIPIGRGQRELIIGDRQTGKTAVAIDAIINQKGKDVFCVYVAVGQKRSTVAQVVKTLEEAGAMAYTTVVAATASELAPLQYIAPYAGCAIGEYFRDSGRHSLCVYDDLSKHAQAYRQLSLLLRRPPGREAYPGDVFYLHSRLLERGAKLNDDLGGGSLTALPIIETQLGDVSAYIPTNVISITDGQIYLETDLFFAGIRPAINVGLSVSRVGGSAQIKAMRQVAGKLRLDLAQYREMAAFAQFGSELDKATQAQLNRGARMVEVLKQGQYVPLEVERQILIIYAGTAGHLDELPVDAVLQFETALLQSVQGRYPSIFQEIKEKRELSDALRAQMDQAITECKAEFLAARKAA, from the coding sequence ATGGCGCAGATCAAAGCGGAAGAGATCACCGAAATCATCAAGCAGCAACTGGCCGGGTACGAGGCGCTTGTTGATGTGGCCGAGGTCGGCACCGTCATCGAGGCGGGCGACGGGATCGCCCGCATCCACGGCCTGGAACGGGCCATGGCCGGCGAGCTGCTGGAGTTTCCGCACGACGTCTTCGGCATGGTGTTGAACCTCGAGGAGGACAACGTCGGCGCGGTCCTGCTGGGCGAGGCCGAAGCGATCAAGGAAGGTGATCTGGTCAAACGGACAGGCCGGATCGCGTCCGTGCCGGTGGGCGAGGCGCTGGTCGGCAGGGTGGTGAACGCCTTGGGCCAGCCGATCGACGGCAAGGGACCGATCGACGCCAAGGAGCTTCGGCCCATTGAGCGGTTGGCCCCCGGGGTGGTAGACCGCCGACCGGTCAAGGAGGCGCTGCAGACCGGCATCAAGGCCATCGATGCGATGATCCCGATCGGCCGGGGCCAGCGAGAGCTGATCATCGGCGACCGACAGACCGGCAAAACGGCAGTCGCCATTGACGCCATCATCAACCAGAAGGGGAAGGACGTCTTCTGTGTCTACGTCGCGGTCGGCCAGAAGCGGTCCACCGTTGCGCAGGTGGTCAAGACGCTGGAAGAGGCCGGGGCCATGGCCTACACCACCGTTGTCGCGGCCACCGCCTCGGAGCTGGCGCCGCTCCAGTATATCGCCCCCTATGCCGGCTGCGCCATAGGCGAGTACTTCCGCGACTCCGGTCGCCACTCGCTCTGCGTCTACGACGACCTGTCCAAGCATGCGCAGGCTTACCGCCAGCTCTCGCTGCTACTGCGTCGGCCGCCCGGCCGCGAGGCATATCCTGGCGACGTCTTCTACCTGCACTCGCGCCTTCTGGAGCGGGGAGCCAAGCTGAACGACGATCTGGGCGGCGGGTCGCTCACCGCGCTGCCGATCATCGAGACCCAGCTTGGCGACGTCTCGGCCTACATTCCGACCAACGTCATCTCGATCACCGACGGCCAGATCTATCTGGAAACCGACCTGTTCTTCGCCGGCATCCGGCCCGCCATCAACGTCGGCCTGTCGGTCTCCCGGGTCGGCGGCTCGGCCCAGATCAAGGCGATGCGGCAGGTCGCCGGTAAACTCCGGCTGGACCTGGCGCAGTATCGGGAGATGGCCGCATTCGCCCAATTCGGGAGCGAACTGGACAAGGCGACCCAGGCCCAGCTCAATCGGGGCGCGCGAATGGTCGAGGTGTTGAAGCAGGGCCAGTACGTGCCGCTTGAGGTCGAACGACAGATCCTCATCATCTACGCGGGCACCGCCGGCCACCTGGACGAACTCCCGGTTGATGCGGTCTTGCAATTCGAGACGGCGCTGCTCCAATCTGTTCAGGGACGCTACCCCAGCATCTTTCAGGAGATCAAGGAAAAGCGCGAGCTGAGCGATGCGCTGCGCGCCCAGATGGACCAGGCGATCACCGAGTGCAAGGCCGAGTTTCTGGCCGCCCGAAAGGCAGCGTAA
- a CDS encoding ATP synthase delta chain: MRAGGLSKRYAKALADVAAEQQLLEAVGRDLRTVAETMKRTREVGAFFASPAVPLTDKRRVLQTIAEGTGVKPLTANFLNLILEKRRLPHLGEMILAYEELIDERLRRAKATVTSAVPLPEPVIHGLKERLGTATGREIYLETRVDPTIVGGFIAQIGGTIYDGSVRTQLRKVREHLLKSEYR; the protein is encoded by the coding sequence GTGAGGGCCGGCGGCCTCTCCAAGCGATACGCCAAGGCGCTGGCGGATGTTGCGGCCGAGCAGCAACTACTGGAGGCGGTCGGACGCGATCTCCGCACGGTTGCGGAGACCATGAAACGGACCCGCGAGGTTGGCGCCTTCTTCGCGAGTCCGGCGGTCCCGCTGACCGATAAACGGCGCGTCTTGCAAACGATTGCAGAGGGGACCGGCGTCAAGCCGCTTACCGCGAACTTCCTGAATCTGATTCTGGAGAAACGACGGCTGCCACATCTCGGAGAGATGATCCTGGCCTATGAGGAGCTGATCGACGAACGACTCCGACGGGCGAAGGCCACGGTGACCTCTGCGGTTCCACTGCCCGAGCCGGTTATTCACGGGCTGAAGGAGCGCCTGGGAACGGCGACAGGGCGGGAGATCTATCTGGAGACGCGGGTCGATCCGACTATTGTGGGCGGCTTCATTGCGCAGATCGGCGGCACCATCTACGACGGATCGGTGAGGACACAACTGAGAAAGGTGCGCGAGCACCTGTTGAAGAGCGAGTATCGCTGA
- a CDS encoding Sodium-transporting two-sector ATPase, with product MTKDRIRLIAIAASFLGLSLLAAFPAWAAEEAHGGGEQPGIINLNMTLLIQVVNFLILIAVLYKFLFTPLTQFLATRADGIKRSLEEAKTAKEAAAQAQKEYEAQILATRREAAAMRESAVREVEEERQRLLKASREEAARLVTEAKAQIEQEVKRAKAELRQEVVGLSLGVAERVIARSLTTDDHRRLAEQVVAEIGSGR from the coding sequence ATGACGAAGGATCGCATCCGGCTTATCGCAATAGCGGCCAGCTTCCTCGGCCTGTCGCTTCTCGCGGCATTCCCTGCCTGGGCCGCCGAGGAGGCGCATGGAGGGGGAGAGCAGCCCGGGATCATCAACCTGAACATGACGCTGCTCATTCAGGTCGTGAACTTCCTCATCTTGATCGCCGTGCTGTACAAGTTCTTATTCACGCCGCTCACCCAGTTCCTGGCGACGCGGGCCGACGGTATCAAGCGTTCCCTGGAGGAGGCCAAGACGGCCAAGGAGGCTGCGGCCCAAGCGCAGAAGGAGTACGAGGCGCAGATTCTTGCCACCCGGCGGGAGGCCGCCGCGATGCGGGAGTCGGCAGTTCGCGAGGTGGAGGAGGAGCGGCAGCGGCTGCTCAAGGCCTCGCGCGAAGAGGCCGCCCGTCTCGTGACCGAGGCCAAGGCGCAGATCGAGCAGGAGGTCAAAAGAGCGAAGGCCGAACTTCGCCAAGAGGTGGTCGGTCTCTCGCTGGGGGTCGCGGAGCGCGTGATTGCCCGCAGCCTCACAACCGATGATCACCGCCGTCTGGCGGAGCAGGTGGTGGCCGAGATCGGGAGCGGGCGGTGA
- a CDS encoding ATP synthase I chain: MVFGVWRAARSGSRDPAALFAGSMNEREQFVRGTLVGALGLVGAGLVCFGLFGKWDWALGLATGALVSLFSFRLIVQTVVRLTERPAPRSRGQGYWWVRSILRLLGVAIIVFFVIVYLPVNLIGMALGLLAVQLGMGGYFIVRSSFSHSSNTGMEDQQS; encoded by the coding sequence GTGGTCTTTGGGGTATGGAGAGCTGCCAGGTCCGGCTCAAGGGATCCGGCAGCGCTTTTTGCCGGTAGTATGAACGAACGGGAGCAGTTCGTCCGGGGCACGCTGGTTGGCGCGCTCGGCCTCGTCGGGGCCGGGCTTGTCTGTTTTGGCCTCTTTGGGAAGTGGGATTGGGCCTTGGGTCTGGCCACCGGCGCCCTCGTCAGCCTGTTCAGCTTCAGACTCATTGTTCAGACCGTGGTCCGTCTCACGGAGCGTCCGGCGCCTCGGTCGCGTGGTCAGGGGTACTGGTGGGTCAGATCCATTCTGAGACTCCTCGGGGTCGCCATCATCGTCTTCTTCGTGATCGTCTACCTGCCCGTCAATCTGATCGGGATGGCGCTCGGCCTGCTCGCGGTTCAGCTTGGAATGGGCGGGTATTTCATCGTTCGTTCGTCATTTTCGCATAGCAGCAATACCGGAATGGAGGATCAGCAGTCATGA